A window of the Arachis duranensis cultivar V14167 chromosome 5, aradu.V14167.gnm2.J7QH, whole genome shotgun sequence genome harbors these coding sequences:
- the LOC107488142 gene encoding non-specific lipid transfer protein GPI-anchored 7, producing the protein MDSYRLTMMMAVVLMIVVTFGEAQTNAYPACATELVPCVEYKNSKKPPNACCNPLKNVFQTQLACLCQIVLTPAFLESFGSNTTQTIRFVRSCNLNLSVSLCQDALSAPPPSVSVKPKATAGADEGGAGRVALSGFSFQLLFWCYVLFIY; encoded by the exons ATGGATAGTTATAGGTTGACGATGATGATGGCGGTGGTGTTGATGATAGTAGTTACCTTTGGCGAGGCGCAGACTAATGCATATCCAGCTTGTGCTACAGAGCTAGTACCATGCGTGGAGTATAAGAACTCCAAGAAGCCACCGAATGCTTGCTGCAACCCTCTCAAAAACGTATTCCAAACACAGCTTGCGTGCCTCTGCCAGATTGTATTAACGCCTGCATTCCTTGAGAGTTTTGGTTCCAACACCACTCAAACTATCCGATTTGTCCGCTCTTGTAACCTCAATCTTAGCGTCTCCTTGTGCCAAG acGCTCTTTCAGCTCCGCCTCCTTCAGTGTCGGTGAAGCCCAAAG CAACAGCCGGAGCAGATGAAGGAGGTGCAGGCAGAGTCGCATTGAGCGGGTTCTCCTTCCAACTATTATTTTGGTGTTATGTACTGTTTATTTATTAg
- the LOC107488207 gene encoding uncharacterized protein LOC107488207 isoform X2, with product MAALSFGMATTAWNHGTNTHTHTRPRTHTRTPTIRCIGWDPEGILGPPQTGHIARLEFKRRLERDADAREAFDRQVREEKQRRQELRQDIEFEIARMRPRLNEEFFSQLKSELGQLRFAVNKTEATEDRLIELEALEKAIQEGIDAYDKMQGELIKARESLTKILTSKDVKATLLQMVESSEINRSLLALLDENIADAHRSNQKQAAEYMEKLRGALLKYITV from the exons ATGGCAGCCCTTAGCTTTGGCATGGCCACCACTGCTTGGAATCATGGCACTAATACTCATACTCATACTCGTCCTCGAACTCATACTCGCACGCCCACAATTCGATGTATTGGCTGG GACCCTGAAGGCATCCTTGGGCCACCCCAAACTGGCCACATAGCCAGACTGGAGTTCAAAAGGCGCCTCGAGAGAGATGCCGACGCTCGCGAAGCATTTGACCGTCAGGTCCGTGAAGAGAAACAGCGTCGCCAAGAACTTCGTCAG GACATTGAATTCGAGATTGCAAGAATGAGACCCCG ATTGAACGAAGAATTCTTTTCGCAACTTAAATCGGAGTTAGGACAGCTTCGATTCGCTGTTAACAAAACTGAG GCCACAGAGGACAGGTTGATTGAGCTGGAGGCTCTGGAGAAAGCCATTCAGGAAGGAATAg ATGCATATGATAAGATGCAAGGTGAGCTTATAAAAGCCAGAGAAAGCCTAACCAAAATTTTGACTTCTAAGGATGTCAAAGCAACT TTGCTGCAGATGGTTGAGAGCAGTGAAATTAACAGATCTCTGTTGGCACTTCTTGATGAAAACATAGCGGATGCACATAGGAGTAACCAA AAACAAGCTGCAGAATATATGGAGAAGCTTCGCGGGGCTCTACTCAAGTACATTACTGTTTAg
- the LOC107488207 gene encoding uncharacterized protein LOC107488207 isoform X1: MAALSFGMATTAWNHGTNTHTHTRPRTHTRTPTIRCIGWDPEGILGPPQTGHIARLEFKRRLERDADAREAFDRQVREEKQRRQELRQSRIPPDNPQELIEYLLDTEAQDIEFEIARMRPRLNEEFFSQLKSELGQLRFAVNKTEATEDRLIELEALEKAIQEGIDAYDKMQGELIKARESLTKILTSKDVKATLLQMVESSEINRSLLALLDENIADAHRSNQKQAAEYMEKLRGALLKYITV; the protein is encoded by the exons ATGGCAGCCCTTAGCTTTGGCATGGCCACCACTGCTTGGAATCATGGCACTAATACTCATACTCATACTCGTCCTCGAACTCATACTCGCACGCCCACAATTCGATGTATTGGCTGG GACCCTGAAGGCATCCTTGGGCCACCCCAAACTGGCCACATAGCCAGACTGGAGTTCAAAAGGCGCCTCGAGAGAGATGCCGACGCTCGCGAAGCATTTGACCGTCAGGTCCGTGAAGAGAAACAGCGTCGCCAAGAACTTCGTCAG TCTCGCATTCCTCCTGACAATCCACAAGAACTAATTGAATACTTACTTGACACGGAAGCTCAGGACATTGAATTCGAGATTGCAAGAATGAGACCCCG ATTGAACGAAGAATTCTTTTCGCAACTTAAATCGGAGTTAGGACAGCTTCGATTCGCTGTTAACAAAACTGAG GCCACAGAGGACAGGTTGATTGAGCTGGAGGCTCTGGAGAAAGCCATTCAGGAAGGAATAg ATGCATATGATAAGATGCAAGGTGAGCTTATAAAAGCCAGAGAAAGCCTAACCAAAATTTTGACTTCTAAGGATGTCAAAGCAACT TTGCTGCAGATGGTTGAGAGCAGTGAAATTAACAGATCTCTGTTGGCACTTCTTGATGAAAACATAGCGGATGCACATAGGAGTAACCAA AAACAAGCTGCAGAATATATGGAGAAGCTTCGCGGGGCTCTACTCAAGTACATTACTGTTTAg
- the LOC107488208 gene encoding pectinesterase inhibitor 9 has protein sequence MAARVVRHGVILVLPLLLASFVTQAGGTTPQDFIKSSCRATRYPAVCVECLMSYAGVIGQSKRQLALAALSVSISRTRSCSSFVKKMAKEMKMKPRELGAVQDCIENMGDSIDRLSQSVREMGRVGEGVGEEFEWHMSNVQTWVSAALTDDNTCLDGFGGRAMNGNVKAAIRGRVLHVAQLTSNALALVNRFASTHSLQTSPILN, from the coding sequence ATGGCTGCAAGAGTAGTAAGACATGGAGTTATTCTTGTACTGCCTCTCTTGCTGGCGAGCTTTGTAACTCAGGCAGGTGGAACAACCCCACAAGACTTCATAAAATCTTCATGCAGAGCAACGCGCTACCCTGCTGTCTGCGTGGAATGCCTCATGAGCTACGCAGGCGTGATTGGCCAAAGCAAGAGGCAACTAGCCCTGGCGGCCTTATCAGTGAGCATATCAAGGACACGGTCGTGTTCATCGTTCGTGAAGAAGATGGCGAAGGAGATGAAGATGAAGCCAAGGGAGTTAGGAGCGGTACAGGACTGCATAGAAAACATGGGGGACAGCATAGACAGGCTGAGCCAATCGGTGAGGGAGATGGGGCGCGTGGGTGAAGGAGTGGGAGAGGAATTTGAGTGGCACATGAGCAACGTGCAGACATGGGTGAGTGCTGCACTCACCGACGACAACACATGTCTTGATGGCTTTGGTGGCCGTGCCATGAATGGCAACGTCAAGGCAGCCATTAGAGGCAGGGTCCTCCATgttgctcagctcacaagtaaCGCCCTCGCTTTGGTTAATCGCTTTGCTTCCACACACTCTCTTCAAACTTCTCCAATCTTAAACTAA